AACGCGGTGTCGGTGTTCGGCCGCTCCGAGGCGGGCTGCCGGGGCGGTTCCTCGGTGCGGAACCAGGGCGGGAACGGCGGCGGAGCCGGCGGCAACCGTACGAACGGTGACCACAGCGTCGGCGGCGGCAACCAGGTGGTGGCGCCGATCACCGCGCCGATCAACGCCTGCGGCAACTCCTTCGCGATCTTCGGCGGGGCCACCGCCGGTTGCCGTGGTGGGGCCTCGGTGAGCAACCAGGGCGGGGCCGGTGGCGGAGCGGGCGGCAACCGCACCTCCGGCAGGGGCTCCGTGCTGGGTGGCAACCAGGTGGTGGCGCCGATCACCGCGCCGATCAACATCTGCGGCAACTCGGTCGCCGTCGTCGGCGGGGCCTTCTCCGGTTGCGAGGGTGGCGCCGAGGTCGTCGGCGGCGGCACGCCCGGCGGGCCCGGGAACCCTGGCGGGCCCGGGAACCCTGGCGGGCCCGGGAACCCTGGCGGGCCCGGGAACCCTGGCGGGCCTGGAAACCCCGGCGGGCCTGGAAACCCTGGCGGGCCTGGGAACCCCGGTGGCCCTGGGAACCCCGGCGGTCCGGGTCACCCGGGTGGTCCCGGCCACCCTGGCGGGCCTGGGCACCCGGGGGGGCCGGGATGGCCCGGTAAGCCCGGAGGGCACGAGGGGCCCGGCCGGCCCGGTGGCCCCGGAGAGCACGGCAGGCCCGGCGAGCCCGGTTACGGTGACCACGGCGACCGTGGGAAGCGGGGGCCGCGTCCCGGTGGCGGCTGGGAGCACGGCACGCGTCCGGGCGGTCCGGGCTCGGGCGGCCCCGGCGACGGCTGGGAGCGCGGCCCCCGTCCCGGCGGGCCCGACCGGGGTTACGGCCGGCCGGGGAACGACACCGACGGGCGTTTCGGCGCCGGTAGCGGCAACCAGGTGGTCGCGCCGATCACCGCGCCCGCCGAGGTCTGCGGCAACGCCGTCGGCAACGGCCGGCCGGGCTGCCCGGGAGGGGTGTCGGTCCCCGCGGGCCGGGGTGGCGACGCGGGCGCCGGTGGCAACCGCACCTCGGGTCAGCACTCCGTGCTGGGTGGCAACCAGGTGGTGGCGCCGATCACCGCGCCGATCAACGTCTGCGGCAACGCGGTGGCGGTCCTGGGCGGTGCGTTCGCCGGTTGCCAGGGCGGCGCGTCCGTCGGGGGCGGCGGTGGCGCGGGCGCGGGTGGCAACACCACGTCCGGCCGGGGCTCCGTGCTGGGCGGTAACCAGGTGGTGGCGCCGATCACCGCGCCGATCAACGTCTGCGGCAACGCGGTGGGCGTGCTCGGCCAGGCCGCGGCCGCGTGCAGGGGCGGCGCCTCGGTCTCGGGCGGCGCGGGCGCGGGTACGGGCGCCGGTGGCAACCGCACCTCGGGTCAGCACTCCGTGCTGGGTGGCAACCAGGTGGTGGCGCCGATCACCGCGCCGATCAACATCTGCGGCAACGCCGTGGCCGTCCTGGGCGACGCCGCCGCGGGCTGCCTCGGGGGCTCCCGCGTCGGCGGCCCGTCCGGGCGTCCGGGCGGCGGCCAGTGGGGTGGCCCCGGCGGTCACGGCGGCTATGACAATGGTCACGGCGACGGGGATTCCAAGCCCGGCCGGCACAAGACCAGCGGTCTGCTGCCCGCCCTCCCGGCCGTCCCGGCTCTCGGCGGCGCGGCCGGAGAGGCGTCCGCCCCCGGCCTGGCGTCGACGCCCGCGGCCCAGGGCGCGGCGGCGGACCGGTCGCGGTTCCCGGCCGCCGCGCGGCTGCCCGAGCTTCCCGCCGTGCCCGCCGTGCCCGCGAGCCCGGCGAGCGACCGGGCCTCGGAGGCCGGGAACGGTTCCCCGTCGGCTCCTGTCGCCGGCCTGACCTCGACCCCGGCCGGCGCCCTGCCGGTCGGTGACCTGGGCCTGATGAGCGCGGCCCAGCCCGTCGGCGTGACCGGAATGAACATCGGTTCCCTGGTCACCCTGCTGATCGGCGCGATGGCCGCGGCTGCCGCGACGGTCTTCGGCACCACCCGCCGGATCCGTTTCGGCAAGAAGTAAGGCGCGAGAAGTAAGACATTAGTCACCCAATGGACACGCTTTCCCCGAACCACTGAGGAAGGCACCTAGACGCCTCGACGGCCCGGGACAGGACGGCCGCGCCCCCACGGCGCGGCGTCCGCTCGACCGAAGAGGCACGAAAGCTTTGCCCGTTCCGGGGGCGCGGCCCGGAGCGGGCAAAGCCATGTCCGACGTCACATCGTCCTGGTCACACGTATGATCTTCCGGCGCAGTCGGACGTCCCGGCGGCCATCGGGATACAGTCGCAGGCGGTCGAGTTCCCAGTCGCCGTATTCTGCATGTTCGGTCAGTATCCGCCGGGCTGCGTCCCGGGATGTGCCACGCGGAAGGTGGAGAACCAAGTAGGAGTAGTCGAGCACAGCGATTAGTCTCCGAGGGTGAGCTGGGGGACGTCGACACTCATAGGGCTTTATTCTGCGTCCTTGCGGCTTCCCTTGGGAGTGTTCCCGGCTGAGACCGGGTAACCCGAGGGGAAGAAAACGGGGAACGAATGCGAACAGCGAGGTAGGAAGCAGCGTGCCAGCCAAGAACGGCAACGCCGGCGGAACCCGCCTGGTGATCGTCGAGTCGCCTTCCAAGGCGAAGACCATCGCCGGGTACCTCGGCCGCGGCTACGTCGTGGAGTCCAGCATCGGGCATATTCGCGATCTCCCCGAGAAGGCCGACGACATCCCCGAGAAGTACAAGGGGGAGTCCTGGGCACGCCTCGGCGTCAACGTGGATCACGAGTTCGAGCCGCTCTATGTCGTCAACCACGACAAGAAGGCGCAGGTGAGCAAGCTCAAGCAGCTGCTCAAGGACGCCGACGAGCTCTATCTCGCCACTGACGAGGACCGCGAGGGCGAGGCGATCGCCTGGCACCTTCGTGAGGTGCTCAATCCCAAGGTGCCGGTCCACCGCATGGTGTTCCACGAGATCACCCCGCGGGCGATCCAGGAGGCGGTGGCCAATCCCCGCACCCTGAACCTGAGACTGGTCGACGCCCAGGAGACCAGGCGCATCCTCGACCGCCTCTACGGCTACGAGGTCAGCCCGGTCCTGTGGAAGAAGGTCAAGCCCCGCCTGTCCGCCGGGCGCGTGCAGTCCGTGGCGACCCGGCTGGTCGTGGAGCGCGAGCGTGAGCGCCTCGCGTTCACCAGCGCGAGTTACTGGGACCTGCAGGCGCTGCTCGACACCGGCCGCGACGAGATCCCGCACGAGTTCACCGCCACGCTGACCGGCGTGGACGGCAAGCGCGTCGCCCAGGGCCGTGACTTCACGAGCAACGGCACCCTCAAGGGCGCCGACGTGCTCCACCTGGACGAGCAGGCCGCCCGCGCCCTCGCCGGGCGCCTGGCCGGTGTCTCGTACAAGGTCAGGTCTGTCGAGCGCAAGCCGTACACCCGCAAGCCGTACGCGCCGTTCAGGACGACCACGCTGCAGCAGGAGGCGAGCCGCAAGCTGGGCTTCTCCGCGAAGTCGACCATGCAGGTCGCCCAGCGCCTGTACGAGAACGGCTTCATCACCTACATGCGAACCGACAGCATCACGCTGTCGGAGACCGCCGTCGCGGCGGCCCGCAGCCAGGCCATCAAGCTGTACGGTGCGGCGTACGTGCCCGACAAGCCGCGCGTGTACGCCAGCAAGGTCAAGAACGCGCAGGAGGCGCACGAGGCGATCCGTCCCTCGGGCGAGGAGTTCCGCACGCCCGGCGAGACCGGGCTGAGCGGCGACATGTTCCGCCTGTACGAGCTGATCTGGCAGCGGACCGTGGCCTCCCAGATGAAGGACGCGGTCGGCGAGTCGGTCACCGTCAAGGTGGGCGGCACGTCCAGTTCGGGCGAGCGGGTCGAGTTCACCGCCTCCGGCCGGACCATCACCTTCCACGGCTTCCTGAAGGCCTACGTCGAGGGCGCGGACGACCCGTCCACCGACCGGGACGACTCCGAGAAGCGCCTGCCGAACCTGACCGAGAACGACCCGCTCACCGCGTCCGCCCTCAACGTGCTGGCGCACGCGACCAAGCCGCCCGCGCGATACACCGAGGCGTCGCTGATCAAGGAGCTGGAAGACCGGGAGATCGGCCGCCCGTCGACGTACGCGTCGATCATCGGGACGATCCTGGACCGCGGATACGTCTTCAAGAAGGGGACGGCCCTGGTGCCGTCCTTCCTGGCGTTCGCGGTGGTCAACCTGCTGGAGCAGCACTTCGGGAACCTCGTCGACTACGACTTCACCGCCGACATGGAGAAGGTCCTCGACGACATCGCCAACGACAGGGCGGAGCGGCTGCCGGAGCTGCGCCGGTTCTACTTCGGCGCCGACGGTGACGAGGGCCTGAAGGAGATGGTCACCGACCTCGGCGAGATCGACGCCAAGGAGATCAGCTCGTTCCCGATCAGGGGCACCGACATCATGATCCGGGTGGGCCGCTACGGCCCGTACCTGGACCGCGACGGCGCCCGGGTGAACGTGCCGGAGGACCTGGCCCCCGACGAGCTCACCGCCGAGAGGGCCGAGGAGCTGTTCTCCCGCCCGACGGGCGACCGGGAGCTGGGCAAGGACCCGGTGACCGGGCACGTGATCGTGGCCAAGGACGGGCGTTACGGTCCGTACGTCACGGAGATCCTTCCCGAGGAGGCGCCGCCGGCCGAGGGCGCCAAGAAGAAGACCAAGAAGGCCGACGTCGCCAAGCCGCGCACCGGATCACTGCTCAAGTCGATGTCCCTGGACACCATCACCCTTGAGGACGCGCTGAAGCTGCTGTCGCTGCCCCGGGTGCTCGGGATGATCGACGATCTGGAGGTCACCGCCCAGAACGGCAGGTTCGGGCCGTACGTCAAGAAGGGCACCGACTCGCGCTCGCTGGCGTCCGAGGAGGAGATGTTCACGGTCACCCTCGAGCGGGCCAAGGAGCTGTTCGCCCAGCCCAAGGCGAGGGGCAGGCAGGCCACCGCTGCGCCGCCGCTGCGCGAGCTGGGTGAGGACCCCGTCTCCAAGAAGCCGATCGTGGTGAAGGAGGGGCGGTTCGGGCCGTACGTCACCGACGGCGAGACCAACGCCTCCCTGCGCAAGGGAGACGAGGTCGAGCAGATCACCACCGAGCGTGCCGCCGAGCTCCTCGCCGACCGCCGTGCGCGCGGCCCGGCGCCCAAGCGTCCCCGCACCACCCGGGCCAAGGCGAAGGCCTGACACCCCTGTTTCCAGGGTTCTGGGAACGCATTCGCCGTCCCGGGCGTTCTTCGGAGCGCACCGGGAACGGCCGGTGGGGGTGCGGGAGGGGCGAGTGACGATCGTGGGCTTCGTGTCGCTGGTCGTCTGCGGGGTCACGCTGGTCCACTGTTACCTGTGGCATCGCCTGATCCGCTCGACCACGCGGCCCGGACGGACTCGCCGGGTGCTGACGTGGATTCTCGTCGGCCTGGCCGTGCTCGCCCCGGCGACGCTGGTCGCCTCCCGCAGCGAGTGGGGCCACTTCCTGGCGTGGCCGGGGTTCTTCTGGATCGCGGTGATGTTCTACCTCTTCGTGTTCCTGGTGATCCTGGAGATTCCCAGGGCCGCGGCCCTGATGGTCCTGCGCGGGGCGGAGCGCCGTGCGGAGCGCCGCTGGGTTCCGCCGGGAGTGGCCGCCAGAAGGGCGGATCGGGCCGCGCTCGTGGCCGCTCAGCCGGTGTCCGTCGTTCAGCCGGACGTCGCCGACCTGTCCGCCGTCCGGTCTGACATCGCCGACCTGTCTGCCGTCCGATCCGACGTCGCCGACCGGTCCGTGTCCGAGGCGGAGTCCGAGATCGGTGGTGTGATCGTCGTTCCGGGTGCCGGGGACGCGCGGCGCGCCGGAGGGCCCGCGGGCGGGCCGAACGGGCCGGGCGGGATGAGCAGGAGGCTGTTCATCGCCCGTACGGCCGCGGTCGCCGCCGGGGCGGGTGCGCTGGGCACGGTCGGGTTCGGGGTCAGGACGGCTCTGGGCGACCCGGTGATCGAGCCGGCCAAGGTCGTGCTGCCCAGGCTGGATCCGCGCCTGAGCGGCCTGCGGTTCGCGGTGGTCAGCGACATCCACCTGGGCCCGCTCACCGGTACGGAGCACACCCGGCGTATCGTCCGCATGATCAACTCGCTGGAGGCCGACGTGGTCGCCATCGTCGGCGACCTGGTCGACGGCACGGTGGCCGAGCTCGGCCCGCTGGCCGGGCCGCTGAAGGATCTCGAATCCCGCTACGGCGCCTACTTCGTCACCGGCAACCACGAGTACTACACCGCCAACGGCCCGCAGGAGTGGATCGAGGAGCTGCGCGGGCTCGGCATCCGCCCTCTCGGCAACGAGCGCGTCGAGATCGCCCATGGGGGAGCCGTGCTCGACCTCGCCGGGGTCAACGACCTCGGCGGCATCGTCTCGGGTGACGGCCCCGACTTCGAGCGGGCGCTGGGCGGCGACCGCGACCGCTCCCGGTCCACCGTCCTGCTCGCCCACCAGCCGGTCCAGGCCGTCCAGGCGGCCGCGTACGGCGTGGACCTCCAGCTGTCCGGGCACACGCACGGTGGCCAGATGGTCCCCTTCAACCTGGTCATCCCGATGCAGCAGCCGGTCGTCTCCGGCCTCGGCGAGGTGGACGGCACCCAGGTGTACGTGACGCGGGGCGCGGGCTTCTGGGGACCGCCGGTTCGGGTGGGCGCTCCCCCCGAGATCACCCTTCTGGAAGTCCGCCACGAGCGGTCCTAGGAGCTCCGCGGCGAACAACGACCCCGGGAACCCCGGAACGAGCAACCCTGGGGACGCCGGAACGAGCAACCCTGGGGACGCCGGAACGAGCAACCCTGGGGACGCCGGAACGAGCAACCCCGGGAACCCCGCCACGAGCAACTCTGGAAACAGCCGTACCGGGCGCTTCTTTTCGCGGGTGTGACCTGCGAGGTGCGGGGCGGACGTATTACCCTCATGCGACGGGCAGCCGGGCGTTTCCGCCTGGCTCATGTTTTCCCCAGCCCAGCGAGCATCTGGATACGCTGACACTATGACCACCCCTGGCCGGAGCACCGCGCGACGCAAGACTCCCCACGTGCTGGCCAACGCCCCGTTCCGCAAGCTGTGGACGGCGATGTCGGTGTGCAGTCTGGGAGACTGGCTCAACCTCCTGGCGCTGACCGCCCTGGCGGGCAATCTCACCGCGGCGTCGGGCTACACGGCCCAGAGCCTGGCCATCGGCGGTGTCTTCGTGGCGAAGATGCTCCCGGCCATCCTGCTGGGCCCGCTCGCGGGCGCGTTCGCCGACCGGTTCGACCGGCGGCTGACGATGTTCTTCTGCGACCTCCTGCGCTTCGCGCTGGTGCTGTCGATCCCGCTGATCGGCAGCTACCAGTGGGTGATCATCGCCACGTTCATGGTCGAGTGCGTCAACCTCTTCTGGGTCCCGGCCAAGGACGCCACGGTGCCCAACCTGGTGCCCAAGGAGCGGCTGGAGGAGGCCAACCAGCTCAACCTCCTGGTCACGTACGGCACCGCGCCCATCGCCGCGCTGTTGTTCGCGCTGCTGTCGGTCGTCGACGACGTCCTGGGCAGGCTGGTGCCGTTCCTCGCCCAGCGCGAGACCTACCTGGCGCTGTTCATCAACGCGCTCGCGTACCTGGTCTCGGCCGTGATCATCTTCTCGCTCAAGGACATCCCGAGGAACGGCGCGCGGGCCGCCTCCGCGCCGTCGGTGCTGCGGCAGATCTTCGAGGGCTGGCGGTTCGTCGGCGGCAACCGGCTGATCCGCGGTCTGATCATCGGCATGCTGGGCGCGTTCGCCGCCGGTGGCGCGGTGGTCGGGGTGGCCAAGATCTACGTGGACGCGCTGGGCGGCGGCGACGCGGCGTACGGCGTGGTCTTCGGCGCGGTTTTCGTCGGTATGGCGTCCGGCATGTTCTTCGGGCCCAAGCTGCTGAGGGAGCTGTCGCGGCGCAGGCTGTTCGGCCTGGCGATCGTGGTGGCCGGGCTGGTCCTCGTGGCGGTCGCGCTCGTCCACAACCTGGTGATCGTCGTCCTGCTGACCGTGCTGCTCGGCGCGTGCGCGGGAATCGCCTGGATCATCGGCTACACCATGATCGGGCTGGAGGTGGACGACAACCTGCGGGGCCGTACGTTCTCCTTCCTGCAGTCGCTCGCCCGGGTGACCCTGCTGCTGGTGGTCGCGGTCGCGCCGACCCTCGCGGGCCTGTTCGGCGAGCACCAGATCAGGGTCGGCCCGGATCCGGTCTACCGGTTCGACGGCTCGAACCTGGTGCTGCTGGTCGGCGGGCTGCTCGCGGTGATCGTCGGGATCGTGGCCCTGCGGCAGATGGACGACCGCAGGGGCGTCTCGATCGTCGCCGACCTGTTCGCCGCGGTGCGCGGCGAGCGGTTCGCCCCCGAGAGCGCCGAGCAGGGGCGCGGGATGTT
This region of Streptosporangium sp. NBC_01495 genomic DNA includes:
- a CDS encoding chaplin family protein, whose translation is MRTWVTGTAPAALLALGVMAMGGGTAFADTDGDHSIGGGNQVNLPITLPIDISGNAAGVAGQSSASSEGGASVENGGGGAGAGGNTTSGRGSVLGGNQVVAPITAPVNACGNAVSVFGRSEAGCRGGSSVRNQGGNGGGAGGNRTNGDHSVGGGNQVVAPITAPINACGNSFAIFGGATAGCRGGASVSNQGGAGGGAGGNRTSGRGSVLGGNQVVAPITAPINICGNSVAVVGGAFSGCEGGAEVVGGGTPGGPGNPGGPGNPGGPGNPGGPGNPGGPGNPGGPGNPGGPGNPGGPGNPGGPGHPGGPGHPGGPGHPGGPGWPGKPGGHEGPGRPGGPGEHGRPGEPGYGDHGDRGKRGPRPGGGWEHGTRPGGPGSGGPGDGWERGPRPGGPDRGYGRPGNDTDGRFGAGSGNQVVAPITAPAEVCGNAVGNGRPGCPGGVSVPAGRGGDAGAGGNRTSGQHSVLGGNQVVAPITAPINVCGNAVAVLGGAFAGCQGGASVGGGGGAGAGGNTTSGRGSVLGGNQVVAPITAPINVCGNAVGVLGQAAAACRGGASVSGGAGAGTGAGGNRTSGQHSVLGGNQVVAPITAPINICGNAVAVLGDAAAGCLGGSRVGGPSGRPGGGQWGGPGGHGGYDNGHGDGDSKPGRHKTSGLLPALPAVPALGGAAGEASAPGLASTPAAQGAAADRSRFPAAARLPELPAVPAVPASPASDRASEAGNGSPSAPVAGLTSTPAGALPVGDLGLMSAAQPVGVTGMNIGSLVTLLIGAMAAAAATVFGTTRRIRFGKK
- the tmk gene encoding dTMP kinase — its product is MTTPGRSTARRKTPHVLANAPFRKLWTAMSVCSLGDWLNLLALTALAGNLTAASGYTAQSLAIGGVFVAKMLPAILLGPLAGAFADRFDRRLTMFFCDLLRFALVLSIPLIGSYQWVIIATFMVECVNLFWVPAKDATVPNLVPKERLEEANQLNLLVTYGTAPIAALLFALLSVVDDVLGRLVPFLAQRETYLALFINALAYLVSAVIIFSLKDIPRNGARAASAPSVLRQIFEGWRFVGGNRLIRGLIIGMLGAFAAGGAVVGVAKIYVDALGGGDAAYGVVFGAVFVGMASGMFFGPKLLRELSRRRLFGLAIVVAGLVLVAVALVHNLVIVVLLTVLLGACAGIAWIIGYTMIGLEVDDNLRGRTFSFLQSLARVTLLLVVAVAPTLAGLFGEHQIRVGPDPVYRFDGSNLVLLVGGLLAVIVGIVALRQMDDRRGVSIVADLFAAVRGERFAPESAEQGRGMFIAFEGGEGSGKTTQSRLLAIWLRDQGFDVVQTREPGSTKVGMRLRAILLDAVHQGLSARSEALLYAADRAEHVEKVIRPALYRGSMVISDRYVDSSLAYQGAGRALDTEDVTRINSWATGGLVPDLTVLIDTPPSVGLARLGGAADRIESEPLEFHERVRREFRALAAAEPDRYLVVDGTLPQNQISLVIHDRVREILPDPVPQESEDVTGTMPAIRD
- a CDS encoding DUF5703 family protein; the protein is MVFALEGDSTITRRVPPALPFLAGTLLPTSLFAFVPRFLPLGLPGLSREHSQGKPQGRRIKPYECRRPPAHPRRLIAVLDYSYLVLHLPRGTSRDAARRILTEHAEYGDWELDRLRLYPDGRRDVRLRRKIIRVTRTM
- a CDS encoding metallophosphoesterase → MTIVGFVSLVVCGVTLVHCYLWHRLIRSTTRPGRTRRVLTWILVGLAVLAPATLVASRSEWGHFLAWPGFFWIAVMFYLFVFLVILEIPRAAALMVLRGAERRAERRWVPPGVAARRADRAALVAAQPVSVVQPDVADLSAVRSDIADLSAVRSDVADRSVSEAESEIGGVIVVPGAGDARRAGGPAGGPNGPGGMSRRLFIARTAAVAAGAGALGTVGFGVRTALGDPVIEPAKVVLPRLDPRLSGLRFAVVSDIHLGPLTGTEHTRRIVRMINSLEADVVAIVGDLVDGTVAELGPLAGPLKDLESRYGAYFVTGNHEYYTANGPQEWIEELRGLGIRPLGNERVEIAHGGAVLDLAGVNDLGGIVSGDGPDFERALGGDRDRSRSTVLLAHQPVQAVQAAAYGVDLQLSGHTHGGQMVPFNLVIPMQQPVVSGLGEVDGTQVYVTRGAGFWGPPVRVGAPPEITLLEVRHERS
- the topA gene encoding type I DNA topoisomerase is translated as MPAKNGNAGGTRLVIVESPSKAKTIAGYLGRGYVVESSIGHIRDLPEKADDIPEKYKGESWARLGVNVDHEFEPLYVVNHDKKAQVSKLKQLLKDADELYLATDEDREGEAIAWHLREVLNPKVPVHRMVFHEITPRAIQEAVANPRTLNLRLVDAQETRRILDRLYGYEVSPVLWKKVKPRLSAGRVQSVATRLVVERERERLAFTSASYWDLQALLDTGRDEIPHEFTATLTGVDGKRVAQGRDFTSNGTLKGADVLHLDEQAARALAGRLAGVSYKVRSVERKPYTRKPYAPFRTTTLQQEASRKLGFSAKSTMQVAQRLYENGFITYMRTDSITLSETAVAAARSQAIKLYGAAYVPDKPRVYASKVKNAQEAHEAIRPSGEEFRTPGETGLSGDMFRLYELIWQRTVASQMKDAVGESVTVKVGGTSSSGERVEFTASGRTITFHGFLKAYVEGADDPSTDRDDSEKRLPNLTENDPLTASALNVLAHATKPPARYTEASLIKELEDREIGRPSTYASIIGTILDRGYVFKKGTALVPSFLAFAVVNLLEQHFGNLVDYDFTADMEKVLDDIANDRAERLPELRRFYFGADGDEGLKEMVTDLGEIDAKEISSFPIRGTDIMIRVGRYGPYLDRDGARVNVPEDLAPDELTAERAEELFSRPTGDRELGKDPVTGHVIVAKDGRYGPYVTEILPEEAPPAEGAKKKTKKADVAKPRTGSLLKSMSLDTITLEDALKLLSLPRVLGMIDDLEVTAQNGRFGPYVKKGTDSRSLASEEEMFTVTLERAKELFAQPKARGRQATAAPPLRELGEDPVSKKPIVVKEGRFGPYVTDGETNASLRKGDEVEQITTERAAELLADRRARGPAPKRPRTTRAKAKA